In Haloterrigena turkmenica DSM 5511, a single genomic region encodes these proteins:
- a CDS encoding DUF3311 domain-containing protein produces MRRLQLLGWTAVGTALCALAVPWFLWGDSTVVAGLPLWLWWHVGWMGLASVVFWTFAQRAWGIGIEPGRGGDSSKASESETSGLEHGDRSSRPAPGGDRP; encoded by the coding sequence ATGCGTCGACTGCAACTCCTGGGGTGGACCGCGGTCGGGACCGCCCTCTGTGCGCTGGCGGTCCCGTGGTTCCTCTGGGGCGATTCGACGGTCGTCGCCGGCCTGCCGCTGTGGCTCTGGTGGCACGTCGGCTGGATGGGACTCGCGTCCGTCGTCTTCTGGACATTCGCTCAGCGGGCATGGGGTATCGGCATCGAACCCGGACGCGGGGGCGACTCGAGCAAGGCGAGCGAATCCGAGACCTCGGGCCTCGAGCACGGAGATCGCTCGTCGCGACCGGCACCGGGAGGTGACCGGCCGTGA
- a CDS encoding sodium:solute symporter family protein: MSVALQLGIIVGYLLLALAVGLVAYRMTDRTAEDFYLASRTLGTVVLLFTTFATLLSAFTFFAGPNIAYAQGPEWILVMGLMDGIIFAVLWYVIGYKQWLLGRQYGYVTLGEMLGDRFGSKRLRGLIAGISLLYLFPYVMLQQVGAGTALEALTEGAVPYAAGAGLITAFMILYVVVAGMRGIAWTDTLQGAFMLVTTWVATIWVLAAVGGPGAATEAIASSEATSGFLSLGSAYYTPQWMLSTAITIGFGVAMFPQVNQRFFAAGSKTVLKRSFALWPILCVLLFVPSFMLGAWAAGLEVAVPEGGNVLPIVLAEYTPVWFAALVIAGAMAAMMSSSDSMLLSGSSYFTRDLCRPILAFFGRALSERGEDLIARIGVVVFASAAFLASLWNPATLFELGDAAFSGFAQLALPVLVALYWRRTTRSGITAGILASQTFYLLSLFLSIVPSSYAGWTAGIVGMGVGLLVTVAVSLVTTPAAAERRAIYFERLGAD, translated from the coding sequence GTGAGCGTCGCCTTACAGCTTGGAATTATCGTCGGCTACCTGCTGTTGGCGCTGGCCGTCGGGCTGGTCGCCTACCGCATGACCGACCGGACCGCGGAGGACTTCTATCTCGCGAGTCGGACGCTGGGAACGGTCGTCCTGCTGTTCACGACCTTCGCGACGCTGCTGTCGGCGTTTACCTTTTTCGCCGGTCCGAACATCGCCTACGCGCAGGGTCCCGAGTGGATTCTCGTCATGGGGCTAATGGACGGGATCATCTTTGCCGTCCTCTGGTACGTCATCGGCTACAAGCAGTGGCTGCTCGGCCGCCAGTACGGCTACGTCACGCTCGGCGAGATGCTCGGCGACCGCTTCGGGTCGAAACGGCTCCGCGGGCTGATCGCCGGTATCAGTTTGTTGTACCTCTTCCCGTACGTGATGCTCCAGCAGGTCGGCGCCGGGACCGCCCTCGAGGCGCTCACCGAGGGCGCAGTTCCCTACGCCGCCGGTGCAGGGCTGATCACCGCGTTCATGATCCTCTACGTCGTCGTCGCCGGGATGCGCGGGATCGCCTGGACCGACACCCTGCAGGGCGCGTTCATGCTCGTCACGACGTGGGTCGCGACGATCTGGGTGCTCGCCGCCGTCGGCGGTCCCGGCGCCGCGACCGAAGCGATCGCCTCGAGCGAGGCGACGAGCGGGTTCCTCTCGCTGGGTAGCGCCTACTACACGCCCCAGTGGATGCTTTCGACGGCGATCACGATCGGCTTCGGCGTCGCGATGTTCCCGCAGGTCAACCAGCGGTTCTTCGCCGCGGGCTCGAAGACGGTGCTCAAGCGCTCGTTCGCCCTCTGGCCGATCCTCTGCGTCCTGCTGTTCGTCCCCTCGTTCATGCTCGGCGCGTGGGCCGCCGGCCTCGAGGTGGCGGTGCCGGAGGGCGGTAACGTACTCCCGATCGTGCTCGCCGAGTACACGCCCGTCTGGTTCGCCGCGCTCGTCATCGCCGGCGCGATGGCGGCGATGATGTCCTCTTCGGACTCGATGCTGCTGTCGGGTTCGTCCTATTTCACGCGGGATCTGTGTCGCCCGATCCTCGCGTTCTTCGGACGGGCGCTCTCCGAGCGAGGCGAGGATCTGATCGCCCGCATCGGCGTCGTGGTCTTCGCCAGCGCGGCCTTCCTCGCGAGCCTCTGGAACCCCGCGACACTGTTCGAACTCGGCGACGCCGCCTTCAGCGGGTTCGCACAGCTCGCCCTCCCCGTACTTGTGGCTCTCTACTGGCGCCGGACGACTCGATCGGGGATCACGGCCGGAATCCTCGCCAGTCAGACGTTCTACCTCTTGAGCCTCTTTCTCTCGATCGTTCCCA